A stretch of the Flavobacterium sp. 5 genome encodes the following:
- a CDS encoding GH92 family glycosyl hydrolase, whose translation MIKFRKNIALAALSVSLFGFNANAQESGGGLAKGKYTALVNPFIGTAPLLDTKIIGYTPPADMRVWAGLVFPGSSVPNAMVQLSPMTKYRSGAGYEYEDTSILGFTHTNKGHWNLCNIPLLPVPEGASFPYKSSFSHDQEKGSPAYYEVYLKEYAVQVKLTSTLRCGVHEYTFKNNKGRKVLFDLGHANNRVDDWQIKQEGSNVVSGFQRTGGEKIYFYATLSSPIDKLEVKEMTKSNGYALVNIKDGDTKAVTVKIALSFVSIDNAKENLEAEVADKSFAKVFEEGSMTWENLLSKIKVKGGNKQQDVMFYSMLYRSFLWPALRSDVNGQFTDEAGKVRKENYRYYTLPSLWDDYRNKLVLLSIFSPEVTSDIISSIINEGEIKGFIPTFFHGDHAASFIAGSYMRGIRNFDVKKAYELLLNNAYKEGGTRPHISEYITKGYVPEQDIKDPKVETKANAGVTKTLEYAYDDHALALLAKEMGDTEHYNDLSKRAKNYANVFDKSSTFMRGRLEDGKWVTPFNPEFPYYEYMYREANAWQLSFFVPHDMPGLVELYGGAKPFEAKLDELFTKPWNPDYIAWNISGFIGQYCHGNQPDHEAPFSYYFVNKPEKSQKRIDEILDTMYGIGPEKLAMSGMDDAGEMSSWYVFGALGLYPLSPADPEYIVTVPIFSEVNWTMPSGKKLTITNPNGERNLKEILVNGNKSNGYFIPHDLFKNGGKIEVQTKK comes from the coding sequence ATGATAAAATTTAGAAAGAATATTGCACTGGCAGCTCTTTCTGTGTCACTTTTTGGCTTTAACGCTAATGCACAGGAAAGTGGCGGAGGACTTGCAAAAGGAAAATATACAGCTTTAGTCAATCCTTTTATTGGTACAGCACCATTATTAGATACAAAAATAATTGGATACACACCACCAGCAGATATGCGAGTTTGGGCAGGTTTGGTTTTCCCAGGTTCGTCGGTGCCTAATGCAATGGTGCAGTTAAGTCCAATGACAAAATACAGATCCGGAGCAGGATATGAGTATGAAGATACCAGCATTTTAGGTTTTACTCATACTAATAAAGGACATTGGAATCTTTGTAATATTCCTTTATTGCCAGTTCCAGAAGGGGCTTCATTTCCATACAAATCATCATTTAGTCACGATCAGGAAAAAGGCAGTCCAGCTTACTATGAAGTATATTTAAAAGAATATGCTGTTCAGGTTAAGCTGACTTCAACATTGCGTTGTGGAGTTCACGAATACACCTTTAAAAACAACAAAGGAAGAAAAGTACTATTTGATTTAGGTCATGCTAACAATCGAGTAGATGATTGGCAAATTAAACAGGAAGGTTCTAATGTTGTTAGTGGTTTTCAAAGAACAGGTGGCGAAAAAATATATTTTTATGCAACACTTAGCAGCCCAATAGATAAGTTAGAGGTGAAGGAAATGACGAAGAGCAATGGTTATGCATTGGTAAATATTAAAGATGGAGATACTAAAGCTGTTACCGTTAAGATAGCTTTATCATTTGTGAGTATTGATAATGCTAAAGAAAATTTAGAAGCTGAAGTAGCGGATAAAAGCTTTGCTAAAGTCTTTGAAGAAGGAAGTATGACTTGGGAAAATTTGCTCTCTAAAATTAAGGTTAAAGGAGGCAATAAACAGCAAGATGTTATGTTTTACAGCATGTTGTACAGATCATTCTTGTGGCCTGCGCTTAGAAGTGATGTAAACGGACAGTTCACAGATGAAGCTGGTAAAGTGAGGAAAGAAAATTACCGTTACTATACGCTACCATCATTATGGGATGACTATAGAAATAAACTTGTTTTATTAAGCATATTTTCTCCTGAAGTTACAAGCGATATCATCAGTTCTATCATCAACGAAGGAGAAATCAAAGGTTTTATTCCAACATTTTTCCATGGTGATCATGCCGCTTCATTTATAGCGGGTTCTTATATGAGAGGAATAAGAAATTTTGATGTTAAGAAAGCTTATGAACTATTATTAAATAATGCATATAAAGAAGGAGGTACAAGACCTCATATCTCCGAATATATAACTAAAGGTTATGTGCCAGAACAAGATATTAAAGATCCAAAGGTTGAAACTAAGGCAAATGCTGGAGTTACCAAAACCCTTGAATATGCCTATGATGATCACGCATTGGCATTATTAGCGAAAGAAATGGGTGATACTGAGCATTATAATGATTTGTCAAAAAGAGCAAAAAATTATGCTAATGTATTTGATAAGTCTTCAACCTTTATGAGGGGAAGGCTTGAAGATGGGAAATGGGTAACACCTTTTAACCCAGAGTTTCCATACTACGAATATATGTACCGTGAAGCAAATGCATGGCAACTATCGTTTTTTGTACCTCATGATATGCCTGGGCTTGTGGAATTATATGGAGGTGCAAAACCATTTGAAGCAAAACTGGATGAGCTGTTTACTAAACCATGGAATCCTGATTATATAGCTTGGAACATTTCAGGATTTATTGGACAATATTGTCATGGTAACCAGCCGGACCATGAAGCTCCGTTCTCTTATTATTTTGTAAATAAACCTGAAAAATCTCAAAAAAGGATTGACGAGATTCTTGATACTATGTATGGTATTGGCCCAGAAAAATTGGCTATGTCAGGTATGGATGATGCTGGCGAAATGTCTTCTTGGTACGTGTTTGGTGCTCTGGGACTTTACCCGTTATCACCTGCAGACCCTGAATATATAGTAACAGTTCCTATTTTTAGTGAAGTAAATTGGACGATGCCATCTGGTAAAAAGTTGACAATAACTAACCCGAATGGTGAAAGAAATTTGAAAGAAATTTTAGTAAATGGTAATAAAAGTAATGGCTACTTTATTCCACATGACCTTTTCAAGAATGGTGGAAAGATAGAAGTTCAAACTAAAAAGTAA
- a CDS encoding glycoside hydrolase family 125 protein, translating into MQRRKFIQNTALFSSLAFIDPMEIIAGTKMTADFPVVRVAKGKRNFESDLIEKAIAEFQKNVKDKELGWLFNNCFPNTLDTTVTHGQKNGRPDTYVITGDIDAMWLRDSSAQVWPYMAFVGKDAKLKKLIAGVINRQTDYVLKDPYANAFYNDPNKKGEWTSDHTDMKPGVHERKYEIDSLCYPIRLAYNYWKNTGDTAPFDDNWVKAIQATLKTFRDQQQKEGHNPYTFQRNTQFATDTRPLRGAGYPVKPVGLVCSAFRPSDDATVFSFLIPSNFFLVVSMKQAAEMLETIKKDSVTANELRALAAEVERAIKEHAIVKHPKYGDIYAFEVDGFGGHLLMDDSNVPSLLALPYLDAIDVKDSVYQNTRKFILSEDNPFFFKGKVAEGIGGPHCGMDMIWPMSLVMRAYTTSDSNEIKECIKMLKASHGGKGFMHESFHKDDAKNYTRDWFAWTNTLFGELLWDTYQKNPKLLEL; encoded by the coding sequence ATGCAAAGAAGAAAATTTATCCAAAACACTGCATTGTTTAGTAGTTTAGCTTTTATTGATCCTATGGAAATAATCGCAGGAACCAAAATGACAGCAGATTTTCCTGTAGTTAGGGTTGCTAAGGGCAAAAGAAATTTTGAAAGTGACCTTATTGAAAAAGCAATTGCTGAATTTCAGAAGAATGTAAAGGATAAAGAATTGGGATGGTTATTTAATAACTGTTTTCCGAATACACTAGATACTACAGTAACCCACGGCCAAAAGAATGGAAGACCAGATACTTATGTAATTACTGGTGATATTGATGCTATGTGGTTAAGAGATAGTTCTGCTCAGGTTTGGCCATATATGGCTTTTGTTGGTAAGGATGCAAAACTAAAAAAACTTATTGCAGGTGTTATCAACAGACAAACAGATTATGTACTAAAAGATCCGTATGCCAATGCTTTTTACAATGATCCTAATAAAAAAGGAGAATGGACAAGTGATCATACCGACATGAAACCTGGTGTTCACGAAAGAAAATATGAAATAGATTCTCTTTGTTATCCAATAAGGCTAGCTTATAACTATTGGAAAAACACAGGAGATACAGCCCCATTTGATGACAATTGGGTAAAAGCAATTCAAGCAACGCTAAAAACATTCAGAGATCAGCAACAAAAAGAAGGACATAATCCATATACTTTCCAGAGAAATACTCAGTTCGCAACCGATACACGTCCACTTAGAGGTGCCGGTTATCCTGTTAAACCTGTAGGATTGGTTTGTTCAGCATTTAGACCAAGTGATGATGCTACAGTTTTCTCATTCCTTATTCCGTCTAACTTCTTTTTAGTAGTAAGTATGAAGCAGGCTGCTGAAATGTTGGAAACAATTAAAAAGGATTCTGTTACAGCAAATGAACTTAGAGCTTTAGCAGCAGAAGTTGAAAGAGCAATTAAAGAGCACGCAATAGTTAAACATCCTAAATACGGTGATATTTATGCTTTTGAAGTTGATGGTTTTGGTGGTCATCTTTTAATGGACGATTCTAATGTACCAAGTTTACTAGCATTACCTTACTTAGATGCAATTGATGTTAAGGATTCTGTGTATCAAAACACTAGAAAATTTATTCTTTCTGAGGATAACCCATTCTTTTTTAAAGGTAAAGTTGCCGAAGGAATTGGTGGACCGCATTGTGGAATGGATATGATATGGCCAATGTCTCTTGTTATGAGAGCATACACAACATCTGATTCTAACGAAATTAAAGAATGTATCAAAATGCTAAAAGCTTCTCACGGAGGCAAAGGTTTTATGCATGAGTCTTTCCATAAAGATGATGCTAAAAACTATACAAGAGATTGGTTTGCTTGGACAAATACCCTTTTTGGTGAGTTATTATGGGATACCTACCAAAAAAATCCAAAGCTCCTTGAACTATAA
- a CDS encoding GH92 family glycosyl hydrolase, translating to MKINTLKFGFRVVVLLAFISSNGQTVPVSDSKTPVEWVNPLMGTDSNYDVSNGNTYPAIAMPWGMNFWTPQTGSMGDGWAYTYGATQIKGFKQTHQPSPWMNDYGQFSIMPVTGNLKFKEKDRQSWFSHKTEIVTPYYYSVYLAEHDVTTEITPTERAARFRFTFPKADSYIVVDAFDKGSYIKIIPQEKKIIGYTTKNSGGVPKNFKNYFVIIFDKEFTIANTFNGDVLGTALEMRADHSGAVIGFKTKDNEKVNVKVASSFISFEQAEINLKEIGNNDFDQLKAKGKTVWNDNLSKIKTEGGTAAQTTTFYSCLYRSLLFPRKFYEYDASGKAVHYSPYNGEIVPGYMYTDTGFWDTFRSLFPFLNLVYPKTNAEIQEGLSNAYKESGWLPEWASPGLRDIMVGNNSASIVADAYLKIGTQSNYDIKNLYEAVLHGANNAGPMKAVGRAGVDQYIKLGYVPYDVVNESAARTLEYAYDDFTIYQLAKALKRPKSEIDLYKKRSLNYKNLFDPTHNLMRGKMTNGKFMEPFDPIRWGEGFTEGNSWHYSWSVFHDVQGLIDLMGGAAIFTKQLDSVFAMPPVFNNSFNGGFIHEMREMQVANMGQYAHGNQPIQHMIYLYNHGSQPWKAQYWVRETMNKLYNPNPDGYCGDEDNGQTSAWYVFSAMGFYPVTPASDQYVIGAPLFKKVTLNLENGKQVIINSPKNSDSNRYIKAMQFNGKDYRKNYLSFTELMKGAVIDVDMSDTPNKERGTKKEDLPYSLTNE from the coding sequence ATGAAAATTAATACATTAAAATTTGGATTTAGAGTAGTAGTTCTATTAGCTTTTATTTCGAGTAATGGTCAGACTGTTCCCGTTAGCGATAGTAAAACTCCTGTTGAATGGGTTAACCCACTGATGGGTACTGATTCTAATTATGATGTCTCTAACGGAAATACATACCCTGCAATTGCAATGCCGTGGGGAATGAATTTCTGGACACCACAAACAGGTAGCATGGGTGATGGATGGGCATATACTTACGGAGCTACTCAAATAAAAGGTTTTAAACAAACACATCAACCTTCACCATGGATGAATGATTACGGACAGTTTTCTATCATGCCAGTAACAGGTAATCTTAAATTTAAAGAAAAAGACAGACAAAGCTGGTTTTCGCACAAAACAGAAATTGTAACGCCTTATTATTATAGTGTTTACCTTGCAGAACACGATGTGACTACTGAAATCACTCCAACTGAAAGAGCGGCGAGATTTAGGTTTACATTTCCTAAAGCTGATTCTTATATAGTTGTAGATGCTTTCGATAAAGGCTCATACATAAAAATTATCCCGCAGGAAAAAAAGATTATAGGATATACTACTAAAAACAGTGGAGGTGTGCCTAAGAACTTTAAAAATTATTTTGTAATTATTTTTGATAAGGAGTTCACTATTGCTAATACTTTTAATGGTGATGTACTTGGTACTGCTCTTGAGATGAGAGCTGATCATTCAGGTGCAGTAATTGGTTTTAAAACTAAGGACAACGAAAAGGTAAACGTAAAGGTTGCTTCTTCATTTATTAGTTTTGAACAGGCTGAAATTAACCTTAAAGAAATTGGTAATAATGATTTTGACCAATTAAAAGCAAAAGGCAAGACGGTTTGGAATGACAATTTAAGCAAAATAAAAACTGAAGGTGGTACGGCTGCACAAACAACTACATTCTATTCCTGTTTATACCGTTCACTACTTTTTCCTAGAAAATTTTACGAATATGATGCTTCTGGAAAAGCAGTTCATTACAGTCCTTACAATGGTGAAATAGTGCCTGGATATATGTATACAGATACTGGTTTTTGGGATACATTCCGTTCACTTTTTCCATTTCTTAACTTAGTGTATCCTAAAACAAATGCAGAAATACAGGAAGGACTTAGCAATGCTTATAAAGAAAGCGGATGGTTACCAGAATGGGCAAGTCCAGGTTTAAGAGACATTATGGTTGGTAATAATTCGGCTTCAATAGTTGCAGATGCTTATTTAAAAATAGGAACTCAAAGTAATTATGATATCAAAAATCTATATGAGGCTGTTTTGCATGGTGCTAACAATGCAGGGCCAATGAAAGCTGTAGGTCGTGCAGGTGTTGATCAATACATTAAATTAGGATATGTGCCTTATGATGTTGTTAATGAAAGTGCTGCCCGTACACTAGAATATGCTTACGATGATTTTACAATTTATCAATTGGCGAAAGCTTTAAAACGTCCTAAAAGCGAAATTGATTTGTATAAAAAACGCAGCTTGAACTATAAAAACCTGTTTGATCCAACGCATAATTTAATGCGAGGTAAAATGACTAATGGTAAATTTATGGAACCTTTTGACCCAATCCGTTGGGGGGAAGGTTTTACCGAAGGGAATAGTTGGCACTACAGTTGGTCAGTCTTTCATGATGTACAAGGTCTTATTGATTTGATGGGAGGTGCAGCAATTTTTACCAAACAACTTGACAGTGTATTTGCAATGCCTCCAGTTTTCAACAATAGTTTTAATGGTGGTTTCATTCATGAAATGAGAGAAATGCAGGTTGCAAATATGGGACAATATGCTCACGGAAACCAGCCAATTCAGCATATGATCTATTTGTATAATCACGGATCACAGCCATGGAAAGCACAATATTGGGTTAGAGAAACTATGAATAAATTATACAACCCAAATCCGGATGGTTATTGTGGTGATGAGGATAATGGACAGACATCTGCTTGGTATGTGTTTTCTGCGATGGGCTTTTATCCAGTAACTCCAGCATCAGACCAGTATGTAATAGGTGCGCCATTATTTAAAAAGGTGACTCTAAATCTTGAAAACGGAAAGCAGGTTATTATCAATTCACCTAAAAATAGTGACAGTAACAGATACATAAAAGCGATGCAGTTTAATGGCAAAGACTATAGGAAGAACTACCTGAGTTTTACAGAACTTATGAAAGGTGCTGTTATAGATGTTGACATGAGCGATACACCTAATAAAGAGAGAGGAACAAAAAAAGAAGACCTTCCTTACTCATTGACAAACGAATAA
- a CDS encoding glycoside hydrolase family 2 protein — protein sequence MKNKFMVMFLLFAGLTSFAQWKPQGDKIKTKWAEQVDPNHTLPEYPRPIMERDNWKNLNGLWNYSIQPTGQSAPTNYDGKILVPFAVESSLSGVMKTVGSEKELWYETTFTLDNDWKSKDILLHFGAVDWKTEVWLNDIKIGIHTGGYTPFSFNITPFLNGKSQKLVVKVWDPSSDGTQPRGKQIKNPESIWYTPVTGIWQTVWLEPVSKKHINNIRNTPDIDHNTINILSDIEGNSAGDIVEVSVFDGSKNVASCKAVAGQALDIVIPNPKLWSPDSPFLYDTKIKVISNGKVVDEVKSYFAMRKISSKRDADGIVRMQLNNKDLFQFGPLDQGWWPDGLYTAPTDEALKYDLVKTKELGFNMIRKHVKIEPARWYTYCDKMGFLVWQDMPSGDEGPIWQMHKYFDGNELKRTAQSEATYKKEWKEIMDELYSYPSIVVWVPFNEAWGQFKTVEITEWTKNYDPSRLVNSSSGGNHFQTGDILDIHHYPGPNLKLYDARRVTVLGEYGGIGFPVEGHLWQTDKNWGYTQFKNSNETTAKYKEYADELIKLAKVGFSAAVYTQTTDVEGEVNGFMTYDRKVDKMNFSEVNKINKEVINSINK from the coding sequence ATGAAGAATAAATTCATGGTTATGTTTCTCCTGTTTGCAGGGCTTACAAGTTTTGCACAATGGAAACCACAAGGTGATAAAATAAAAACAAAGTGGGCTGAGCAGGTAGATCCTAATCATACCCTTCCCGAATATCCGAGACCAATAATGGAACGTGATAATTGGAAAAACCTTAATGGTTTATGGAATTATTCCATACAACCAACAGGACAGTCAGCACCAACAAATTACGATGGTAAGATATTAGTGCCATTTGCTGTAGAATCAAGCCTTTCGGGGGTAATGAAAACAGTTGGCTCAGAAAAAGAGTTATGGTACGAAACCACTTTTACCTTAGATAATGATTGGAAGAGTAAAGATATTTTATTGCACTTTGGAGCAGTAGACTGGAAAACAGAAGTATGGCTCAATGATATAAAAATTGGAATTCACACTGGAGGATATACGCCTTTCAGTTTTAATATAACTCCGTTCTTAAACGGAAAATCTCAAAAACTTGTTGTAAAAGTTTGGGATCCATCGAGCGATGGAACTCAGCCACGTGGAAAGCAGATTAAAAACCCAGAGTCAATTTGGTATACACCAGTAACAGGTATTTGGCAAACGGTATGGTTGGAACCAGTAAGTAAAAAACACATCAACAATATCAGAAATACTCCAGATATTGATCATAATACAATCAATATCTTAAGTGATATAGAGGGTAATTCGGCAGGAGATATTGTTGAGGTTTCTGTATTTGATGGATCCAAAAATGTTGCGTCTTGTAAAGCCGTTGCAGGTCAGGCTCTCGATATCGTGATTCCTAATCCTAAGTTATGGTCACCAGATTCACCTTTCTTGTATGATACAAAGATTAAAGTTATCAGTAATGGTAAAGTAGTTGATGAAGTAAAAAGTTATTTTGCTATGCGAAAGATATCTTCAAAAAGAGATGCAGATGGTATCGTAAGAATGCAGTTGAATAATAAAGATCTTTTCCAATTTGGTCCACTTGATCAAGGATGGTGGCCTGACGGTTTATATACAGCACCAACAGATGAGGCGTTGAAATACGACCTTGTAAAAACTAAAGAATTAGGTTTTAACATGATTCGTAAACACGTTAAGATTGAGCCTGCTCGCTGGTATACTTATTGTGATAAAATGGGTTTTTTGGTTTGGCAGGATATGCCAAGTGGCGATGAAGGTCCAATATGGCAGATGCACAAATACTTTGATGGCAATGAGCTAAAAAGAACTGCACAATCTGAAGCTACTTATAAAAAAGAATGGAAAGAAATAATGGATGAATTATATTCTTATCCAAGTATTGTAGTTTGGGTACCATTTAATGAAGCATGGGGACAGTTTAAAACAGTTGAGATTACAGAGTGGACTAAAAATTATGATCCAAGTAGATTGGTTAACTCTTCAAGTGGAGGTAATCATTTCCAGACAGGAGATATTCTTGATATTCATCACTATCCAGGACCCAATTTAAAATTATATGATGCTAGAAGAGTAACTGTTCTTGGAGAATATGGAGGTATTGGATTTCCAGTGGAAGGTCATTTATGGCAGACAGATAAAAATTGGGGGTATACTCAATTTAAAAATAGTAATGAAACTACTGCAAAATATAAAGAATATGCTGATGAACTTATAAAGCTTGCTAAAGTTGGATTCTCTGCAGCTGTCTATACACAGACAACTGATGTTGAAGGTGAGGTAAATGGTTTTATGACGTATGATCGAAAAGTGGATAAGATGAATTTTTCTGAAGTTAATAAAATCAACAAAGAGGTAATAAACTCTATTAATAAGTAA
- a CDS encoding SGNH/GDSL hydrolase family protein, protein MRNKALTFSLFITFFAMHYSNAQDWANLKRYEKENAALVIPKASEKRVVFIGNSITEGWLRVHPSFFDGKPYVDRGISGQTTPQMLLRFRQDVINVKAAVVVILAGINDIAQNTGPMTVEETAGNIFSMAELARANGISVIICSVLPASDFPWRPGMDPGPKVVTLNAILNKYAKEHNIPFVDYYSSMVNESLGLKKELGDDGVHPNEKGYMIMEPIVEKAISKILKK, encoded by the coding sequence ATGAGAAATAAAGCATTAACTTTTAGTCTGTTTATAACATTTTTTGCGATGCATTATTCTAATGCACAAGATTGGGCTAATTTAAAACGATATGAAAAGGAGAATGCTGCATTAGTAATTCCAAAAGCTTCTGAAAAAAGAGTTGTTTTTATTGGCAATTCTATAACAGAAGGTTGGTTGAGAGTACATCCTTCATTTTTTGATGGAAAACCTTATGTAGACAGAGGTATCAGTGGACAGACCACACCACAAATGTTATTGCGTTTTAGACAAGATGTTATAAATGTTAAAGCAGCTGTGGTAGTTATACTAGCAGGTATAAATGACATCGCTCAAAATACTGGACCAATGACAGTTGAAGAAACAGCCGGAAATATTTTTTCTATGGCTGAGCTGGCAAGAGCCAACGGCATAAGTGTTATTATTTGTTCAGTACTTCCAGCATCAGATTTTCCATGGAGACCAGGAATGGATCCGGGACCTAAGGTTGTTACTCTTAATGCAATACTAAATAAATATGCTAAAGAACATAACATTCCATTTGTAGATTATTATTCATCAATGGTAAATGAATCACTTGGTTTAAAAAAAGAATTGGGTGACGACGGAGTTCATCCTAACGAAAAAGGTTATATGATTATGGAACCTATCGTTGAGAAAGCAATATCTAAAATTCTCAAAAAATAA
- a CDS encoding glycoside hydrolase family 76 protein — MKKNLLIRHSLILAVILGLGLTVTSCEDDPVPLRDPSTSGGTEFDYTWAATADSLQTATYNSYLGSNGTFVQDNGGNSNFNYWPNAHMLDVLVDGYLRTNNENYLPKMKALLQGIKVKNGNTYNNVFNDDMIWLANSSLRAFVATNDQEYKDVADYLWGRIKLSWSDDVFGGGITWKQDTPKQKNAVSNAPAAIVALRLYEISHNADDLVWAKKIYAWQKGNLVDPVTGLVWDNISETNGVVTTNKDWIFTYNVGTWIGAGLRLYKATGDQSYLNDALKSAKSSMTSPKLTSEGLLKDEGQGDGGLFKGIYVRYFTELIELSTVNSPDHESFVKFLEFNAQTLYNDGIVRPAMFCGSNWSKAPTGSTDLTTQLSGVMLIEAAAKLDKANLLD, encoded by the coding sequence ATGAAAAAAAATCTTTTAATACGTCATAGTCTAATTTTAGCTGTGATACTTGGATTGGGGTTAACGGTTACTTCATGCGAAGATGATCCAGTTCCTTTAAGAGACCCATCTACAAGTGGAGGTACTGAATTTGATTACACTTGGGCTGCAACAGCAGATTCATTACAAACAGCTACCTATAATTCTTATTTAGGTTCTAATGGAACATTTGTGCAGGATAATGGAGGTAATAGTAATTTTAATTACTGGCCAAATGCCCATATGCTTGATGTGCTTGTAGACGGTTATTTAAGAACGAATAATGAGAATTATTTGCCAAAAATGAAAGCATTACTTCAAGGTATTAAAGTTAAAAATGGAAATACCTATAATAATGTTTTTAATGATGATATGATATGGTTAGCTAATTCAAGCCTTAGAGCGTTTGTAGCTACTAATGATCAGGAATATAAAGATGTTGCTGATTACCTTTGGGGAAGAATAAAATTAAGTTGGAGTGATGACGTTTTTGGAGGAGGGATTACTTGGAAACAGGACACACCTAAACAAAAAAATGCGGTATCAAATGCTCCAGCAGCTATTGTAGCCTTGAGATTATATGAAATCAGTCATAATGCTGATGATTTAGTATGGGCAAAAAAAATCTACGCATGGCAAAAAGGGAATCTTGTTGATCCTGTTACAGGATTAGTTTGGGATAATATTTCTGAAACCAATGGAGTGGTGACTACAAACAAAGACTGGATCTTTACCTATAACGTTGGAACATGGATTGGAGCAGGGTTAAGGCTTTATAAAGCTACTGGTGATCAATCGTATTTAAATGATGCTTTAAAATCAGCTAAGTCTTCAATGACAAGTCCTAAATTGACATCAGAAGGTTTATTGAAAGATGAAGGTCAAGGTGACGGTGGATTGTTTAAAGGTATCTATGTACGTTATTTTACAGAACTTATAGAACTGTCTACTGTAAATTCTCCAGATCACGAAAGCTTCGTGAAATTTCTTGAGTTTAATGCACAAACGTTATATAATGATGGTATTGTAAGACCTGCCATGTTTTGTGGATCTAACTGGAGTAAAGCTCCTACAGGATCTACTGATCTTACTACACAGTTAAGCGGTGTAATGCTTATTGAAGCTGCTGCTAAACTTGATAAAGCAAATTTGTTAGATTAA
- a CDS encoding SusE domain-containing protein, protein MKNIYSKLLLIILSVLAVGCQDDDTLSHTNVSAVATLYAPENNKFFDLGATGGSAVFEWEGAKAEDNGVVLYDVIFDRENGDFSKPLYVMPSDGKGFQPTLNLSYTQLNKIAEMAGIEREAIGKLKWTVYSSKGLNIQKSAVSGIIEVKRPAGFPMPDQLFITGSGSEGGDAIADAVPCKKTGASTYEIYTKLKAGQYKFITRKSGTPETYFIEDGKLKEDGVTTYSGADKIYRIKIDFSVGSTTITEIKKVEIWFAPTAEYLFEYTYAGKGIWKADNKPIVFKQESWGRDERYKFKFTVDGGEEWFGSVNKDNNRPNADSPASYWYMVLADSDRWNFSFKFDGAVDNKNVNAVIDFSASATPYTHSFTVL, encoded by the coding sequence ATGAAAAATATATATTCAAAATTATTACTGATTATTTTATCTGTATTGGCAGTTGGTTGCCAAGATGATGATACATTAAGCCACACAAACGTAAGTGCGGTAGCGACATTATATGCTCCTGAAAATAATAAATTTTTTGATCTAGGTGCTACTGGTGGCTCTGCTGTTTTTGAATGGGAAGGCGCTAAAGCTGAAGATAACGGAGTTGTACTTTACGATGTAATTTTTGATCGTGAGAATGGAGACTTCTCAAAACCATTATATGTAATGCCATCTGATGGAAAAGGTTTTCAGCCAACTTTAAATTTATCTTATACCCAACTTAATAAGATTGCTGAAATGGCTGGGATCGAAAGAGAAGCTATTGGTAAGCTAAAATGGACAGTATATTCTTCTAAAGGTCTTAATATTCAAAAGTCAGCTGTTTCGGGAATTATTGAAGTGAAAAGACCAGCAGGTTTCCCAATGCCAGATCAGTTGTTTATTACAGGTTCGGGTTCTGAAGGAGGAGACGCTATAGCTGATGCCGTACCTTGCAAAAAAACAGGCGCTTCTACTTATGAGATTTACACAAAGCTTAAGGCTGGTCAGTACAAATTTATTACAAGAAAAAGTGGTACTCCAGAGACTTATTTTATTGAAGACGGTAAGTTAAAAGAAGACGGAGTTACTACTTATTCTGGTGCTGATAAGATATATAGAATAAAAATTGATTTTAGTGTTGGCTCTACTACTATCACTGAAATCAAAAAAGTTGAAATATGGTTTGCACCCACTGCTGAATATCTTTTTGAGTATACATATGCAGGAAAAGGTATTTGGAAAGCTGATAATAAACCAATTGTATTCAAACAGGAATCTTGGGGTAGAGATGAACGCTACAAATTCAAATTTACTGTTGATGGTGGTGAAGAGTGGTTTGGAAGTGTGAATAAAGATAACAATAGACCAAATGCTGATAGTCCTGCTTCATATTGGTATATGGTTCTTGCAGACAGCGACCGTTGGAATTTCAGCTTTAAATTTGATGGAGCAGTTGACAACAAGAATGTAAATGCTGTAATTGATTTCAGTGCATCTGCTACGCCTTACACTCATAGTTTTACTGTTCTATAG